Genomic DNA from Gammaproteobacteria bacterium:
GCGCGCTCATCAGCGTCTCGGACAAGACTGGAGTTGCCAGTTTTGCCCAGCGACTGCATCAACAGGGCATCGAAATATTATCGACTGGTGGCACTGCGAAGTTACTCCAAGACAATGGCATTCCTGTCACTGATGTGTCCGCTTATACCGGCTTTCCGGAAATGATGGATGGTCGCTTAAAAACATTGCACCCCAAAATTCACGGCGGACTTCTAGGGCGCCGAGGCCAAGATGATGATGTGATGCAAGCGCACGGCATTCAACCGATCGATCTTTTAGTCGTGAATCTTTACCCGTTCGAACAAACCGTCAGCCGACCAGATTGCGATCTGGCCACCGCGATTGAGAACATTGATATTGGTGGGCCGACGATGTTACGTGCCGCTGCCAAAAATCATCAAGATGTGGCGGTTGTCGTCGACCATGCCGATTACGACTTTGTTGCAGAGAAGATCGAGCAAAATGGCGGCTTAACAGATTCAGAACGGTTCAAACTTGCGGTGAAGACCTTTGCCCACACCGCACGCTATGATGCGGCCATCGCCAACTACCTTGGACGTGTGTTGGCATCAAAAGAACGTCCAGAAAGTGGTATGTTCCCAGAGACACTTTCAATGCAATTTGTTTTGAAGCAGCCCATGCGTTATGGCGAAAACCCCCATCAAAAGGCTGCCTTCTACATAGAACCGCAATCCGTTGAAGCCTCCGTAGCCACGGCCCGCCAACTGCAGGGCAAACCATTGTCGTTCAACAATGTGGCCGATTCCGATGCCGCGCTTGAGTGTGTTAAAAGCTTTTCCAACGCGCCTGCATGTGTCATCGTCAAACATGCCAATCCCTGTGGTGTGGCGGTGGCTCAGACACTGCGCGAGGCCTACGAGCGTGCATTCGCAACAGATCCCACATCAGCGTTTGGTGGCATCATCGCATTCAATCAGCAATTGGATGAGGAAACTGCAAAAGCCATTGTCGATCGGCAATTTGTCGAGGTCATCATCGCCCCGACGGTTTCTGAAAACGCCATGGCTGTGCTCGCCACCAAGCCCAATGTCCGAGTACTGGCCTGTGGAGAGTGGTCTAGCCCTGAGTCGAGTTTCGACATCAAACGAGTCACTGGCGGCGTACTGGTGCAAGAGCGCGATACGGCGCTCCTTGCCGAAGCAGGGCTACAAACCGTCACCGAACGAGCCCCATCAGAAGCCGAACTCCGCGATCTGTTGTTCGCTTGGCGGGTGGCGAAATTCGTCAAGTCCAATGCCATTGTATACGCACGCAACGGCCAGACCATTGGCATTGGTGCGGGTCAAATGAGCCGTGTCTATAGCGCACGCATCGCAGCCCTGAAAGCGGCCGATGAAGGCCTAGAAGTCGCCGGGTCAGTGATGGCATCGGATGCTTTCTTCCCATTTCGGGATGGCATTGACGCCGCCGCCGAAGCCGGCATTACCGCAGTGATACAGCCTGGCGGTTCCATTCGCGATGACGAAGTGATTGCCGCCGCAAACGAGCACAATATTGCCATGGTGTTCACCGGGATGCGTCATTTCCGACACTAGCAAAAAACATCAGATCACAGGGCGGCGCGCTTAGCCGCCGCCCTGCGCCTTTCAATCCTCGCGTCATCGCCCCCAACGAATCAACCAGTCAGTCAAGCGGGCTTTGAGTTTGCTTGACGGACCCAATAGCCAATCAGTCGGGCTGACGCGCGACTGAATGAAAACTGGCTTTAATTTAGAGAAGGTTTCGAAGCCGTAAACACCTCGATACTGACCAATGCCGCTACTCCGAACACCGCCGAACGGCAGGGCATCTTGCACAACATGCAATGCGCAGTCATTGATAACAAGGCCTCCGCACAGGATATCCGTATGCACTGCGTGGATCTTTTTGGCATCATTGGTAAATGCATAGACAGCCAAGGGATGGGGTCGACAGCGGACAAAATCAATCGCGTCGTTAAAACTTCTGACGCCGATGACCGGTAAAACTGGGCCAAAGATTTCTTCTTGCATCAATGGGCCGTCGAGCGGCGGATTATCGACTAGCGCAAGCCCCATGTCGCGCCCATGTCCTGGCGGTATCAGCCATTCAACCTTGTTATCTTCTTCGGCCGTTTCAAGCAGCGCGTGTAAGCGCTGACAATGCTTTTCTGTAATAATGCAGGCGGGTATCGCGCCCGGGGCGGATAGGGACGTCTGTGCAATGTCCTTCATTGCCGAGATCAATGCGTCTTTCGCACTTTCT
This window encodes:
- the purH gene encoding bifunctional phosphoribosylaminoimidazolecarboxamide formyltransferase/IMP cyclohydrolase PurH codes for the protein MNNVRAIRRALISVSDKTGVASFAQRLHQQGIEILSTGGTAKLLQDNGIPVTDVSAYTGFPEMMDGRLKTLHPKIHGGLLGRRGQDDDVMQAHGIQPIDLLVVNLYPFEQTVSRPDCDLATAIENIDIGGPTMLRAAAKNHQDVAVVVDHADYDFVAEKIEQNGGLTDSERFKLAVKTFAHTARYDAAIANYLGRVLASKERPESGMFPETLSMQFVLKQPMRYGENPHQKAAFYIEPQSVEASVATARQLQGKPLSFNNVADSDAALECVKSFSNAPACVIVKHANPCGVAVAQTLREAYERAFATDPTSAFGGIIAFNQQLDEETAKAIVDRQFVEVIIAPTVSENAMAVLATKPNVRVLACGEWSSPESSFDIKRVTGGVLVQERDTALLAEAGLQTVTERAPSEAELRDLLFAWRVAKFVKSNAIVYARNGQTIGIGAGQMSRVYSARIAALKAADEGLEVAGSVMASDAFFPFRDGIDAAAEAGITAVIQPGGSIRDDEVIAAANEHNIAMVFTGMRHFRH
- a CDS encoding aldehyde dehydrogenase family protein, coding for MLPSVLAVRHAKRHLARWMRPRRARLSPLFWPSRAMIVPQPLGVVGIVVPWNYPLYLAVGPLVGALAAGNRVMLKISEYTPNFGRVFAEQCLHYLGDDVVGVVNGGPEQAAEFVRLPFDHLLFTGSTQIGRQVMAAAADNLTPVTLELGGKCPVLVAQDANMRCAARRILQAKMTNAGQTCVAPDYVLVEESAKDALISAMKDIAQTSLSAPGAIPACIITEKHCQRLHALLETAEEDNKVEWLIPPGHGRDMGLALVDNPPLDGPLMQEEIFGPVLPVIGVRSFNDAIDFVRCRPHPLAVYAFTNDAKKIHAVHTDILCGGLVINDCALHVVQDALPFGGVRSSGIGQYRGVYGFETFSKLKPVFIQSRVSPTDWLLGPSSKLKARLTDWLIRWGR